The DNA window GACGACGGCCAGCCGCGCGCGGGCCCGGGTGACCAGCACGTTGAACAGGTTGGGCTCGGCCACGAACCGGTGCCGCGACGGCGGGTCGCCGTCGACCAGCCCCAGCGAGGCGATCACCACGTCCGCCTCGCTGCCCTGGAACGCGTGCACGGTGCCCGACCGCAGGCCGAGGCGCTCGATCTCGTCGACGTCGAACGCGGCCAGCAGCGCCGCCTCCAGTGCGTCCGCCTGCGCGCGGAACGGGCTGACCACCGCGATCCCGCCCGCCGGTGCGTCGCCCGCGAGCCGCCGCACGAGGTCGAGGGCGGCGGTGACCTCGGCCTGGTTGACGCCGTCGACCACGGTCGCCCCAGCAACGGTCAGCACGTCGATGACGTCGGCGCGCTCGTTGCGCGGATGGCGGGTGACCAGCTCCAGCCGATCACCGTAGAACCGGCGCGCGGAGAACTGGATCAGGTGCGGGACGGACCGGTGGTGCTCGCCCAGCCAGGTGACCGGGGCGGCGCCGGCCGCCACGTCGAAGGCGCTCGACCGGCGCACGTCGAGCCGGTCGCCGAACCGGTCCAGACCGTGCCGGCGCAGGGTGGCGGCCACGTCCACGTCGGCCACGAACGACACGAACCGGAGCTGCCGGGGATCGCCGGCCACCAGCGCGCGCCGCGCCCGGGCCAGCGCCGGCGCGGCCCGCAGCTGGTCGATGTGCGCGGCCTCGTCGAGCACCACCAGGTCGAACATCCCGGGCACCGGCGGCAGCAGGTCCTCGACGTCGGTGACCGTACCCACCCACAGCGGCAGGGCCCGCACCAGCGCCTCCGCGTCCAGCCCGGCGAGCAGCTCGCGGCGGCGGTTCCGGCCGGCCCGCAGCGCCGCGCCGAGCCCGCTGGTGGCACGCCGCGCCGCGCCGGTCCACCGCCGGGCGCTGGCGGCCCGGTGGCGCATCGCCGTGCCGACGGCGCCGGCCAGCGCGGCGTCCGCCTCCGCGAGGCTGCGCCACGCGGCCGCCAGGTCGGTGCCACCGGTGGCGGCCAGCCGCGCCGCCGCCCGTACCGCACTCGCCGCCTCCACGGCCGCCCGCACCCGCTCCATAGGTACGTCGCCGCCCGCGAGCCGGCGCAGCCGCCGTCCGGCACGCGCCCGCCGCCAGCGCCGCCACCAGCCGGCGCCGGCCGATGTGGCGTCGGCCAGCGCGGAGCGGACCGCGTCCAGGTCGGTGTCCGGGTCGAACAGGCCCGGGGCGTCCCGGCTCAGGGCGGGCAGCAGCGGCTGCCAGCCCGGCAGCGTGGCGGCCCGGCGTTCCTCGTCGAGGGCGGCGGAGACGCCGGCCGACACGGCCGCCACTCGGTCCCGGGCGGCGGCCACGGCGGCCTCGTCGGCCCGCAGCGTGGCGTCGTCCGCCCCCGCCGCCGCGCCGCCGGCCAGGTCCGCGGCGATGGTCTCGCGGCGCTCCGCGTCGCCGAACAGCACGGGCGTCGGCCCGGGGTGGCGGCGCAGCAGCTCGCCCAGCACGTCCGCGGCGTGCACCGACTGGGTGGCCACCAGCACGGATCCGCCCCGGTCGACCGTGTCCAGCGCGGCGGCGACCAGGGCGTGGCTCTTGCCGTTGCCGGGTGCGCCCGTGACGACCACGACCGGCTCGGTCCTGGTCCGCCGGACCACGTCGCGCTGGGCGGTGTTCAACGGCAGGGGCGACAGCACCTCGGCGTCGTCGGCCGGGACGTTCCCACCGTCGGCGGCCCGGTCGCCGTAGAGCCGGCCCAGCGCCGTGTCCGCCAGCCCGGGGCGGCCCGCCCAGCCGAGCAGGATGTCGCGCAGCCGGCCGGCGAGGACGTCGCGGGTGGTGAAAAGCGCGGCGGCGGCGACCCCGGTCAGCGTGCTCTCGTCGATGCGGCGGGGCGGCCCGGCCAGCACCGCCTCCGGCTTCAGCCCGGCGGCCTCGGCCGCGGCGGTGATCCACGCCGTGGTGCCGGGCGCGCCGAGCCAGCCCGGCCCGGCGAGGCCCGGGGCGGCCTCGAGCCGGGCGGCCAGGTCCCGGTCCTCGATCAGCGAGGTCAGCTCCAGGTCCCCGGCCGGCACGATCCGGTAGCCCCGGAGGGTGCGGTCCAGGCGTACCGGCTGGGCCAGCAACGGCACGCGGACCCGCCGGCGGCCCCCGTCGAGGTCGGCCCCGC is part of the Micromonospora halotolerans genome and encodes:
- a CDS encoding AAA domain-containing protein — protein: MEAARILTALADLAPAGAERTFDVSGAGRPLVWLPEPERGPRGTKLDRLAALDALHRDERILRRGLAFVVGGADLDGGRRRVRVPLLAQPVRLDRTLRGYRIVPAGDLELTSLIEDRDLAARLEAAPGLAGPGWLGAPGTTAWITAAAEAAGLKPEAVLAGPPRRIDESTLTGVAAAALFTTRDVLAGRLRDILLGWAGRPGLADTALGRLYGDRAADGGNVPADDAEVLSPLPLNTAQRDVVRRTRTEPVVVVTGAPGNGKSHALVAAALDTVDRGGSVLVATQSVHAADVLGELLRRHPGPTPVLFGDAERRETIAADLAGGAAAGADDATLRADEAAVAAARDRVAAVSAGVSAALDEERRAATLPGWQPLLPALSRDAPGLFDPDTDLDAVRSALADATSAGAGWWRRWRRARAGRRLRRLAGGDVPMERVRAAVEAASAVRAAARLAATGGTDLAAAWRSLAEADAALAGAVGTAMRHRAASARRWTGAARRATSGLGAALRAGRNRRRELLAGLDAEALVRALPLWVGTVTDVEDLLPPVPGMFDLVVLDEAAHIDQLRAAPALARARRALVAGDPRQLRFVSFVADVDVAATLRRHGLDRFGDRLDVRRSSAFDVAAGAAPVTWLGEHHRSVPHLIQFSARRFYGDRLELVTRHPRNERADVIDVLTVAGATVVDGVNQAEVTAALDLVRRLAGDAPAGGIAVVSPFRAQADALEAALLAAFDVDEIERLGLRSGTVHAFQGSEADVVIASLGLVDGDPPSRHRFVAEPNLFNVLVTRARARLAVVTSLRSPEGLVGDYLAYAGRPPVAPDAEPVTGWTADLAEELRRLGLPVRPGYPVGRWRVDLCVGTDADAVGVVCAVHPEGVAAHLERQRTLARAGWRLHDVFASRWADDPIRAALDLASRLRGR